A stretch of the Serratia marcescens genome encodes the following:
- a CDS encoding GGDEF domain-containing protein yields MHAPRQYLCKLNLFASVLGLLWAAHIYVKSQYCLPNNQDFLLISLFSIFFISAISLTDNFTAFCLHAVPSAMMILALDGMHNTLRILFTTLLPIIAFSIHHLMLKRSEIFTHALVANLYNERDKFNNLSMLDPLTGLYNRRGLENKINMLLEPQTGRHYVLLLDIDHFKVYNDSYGHAMGDRALVQVAIAIRDAVRSRDIVVRYGGEEFLVLLTNVHEGYAAQLAERVRQRVAELNIPHGASPQHSGTLTLSAGISALEKLDVESAIGAADAALYHAKNNGRNNIQLAQNVQPVVIHP; encoded by the coding sequence CTGCACGCGCCGCGGCAATACCTGTGCAAACTCAACCTGTTCGCCAGCGTGCTCGGCCTGCTGTGGGCTGCACATATCTACGTTAAAAGTCAATATTGCCTGCCGAATAACCAAGATTTTTTATTAATTAGTTTGTTCAGCATCTTTTTTATCAGCGCTATTTCTCTGACGGATAACTTTACCGCCTTTTGTTTACACGCCGTGCCTTCCGCAATGATGATCCTGGCATTAGATGGCATGCATAATACCCTGCGGATATTATTCACCACGCTATTACCTATTATCGCTTTCTCCATTCATCACCTGATGTTGAAACGCAGTGAAATCTTTACCCACGCGCTGGTGGCCAACCTGTATAACGAACGGGACAAATTCAATAATTTGAGCATGCTCGATCCCCTGACCGGCCTTTATAACCGTCGCGGACTGGAGAATAAGATCAACATGCTGCTGGAACCGCAAACCGGCCGCCACTACGTGCTGCTGCTGGATATCGACCATTTCAAGGTCTACAACGACAGCTACGGCCACGCCATGGGCGACCGGGCGCTGGTGCAGGTGGCGATCGCCATCCGCGATGCGGTGCGTTCGCGCGACATCGTGGTGCGCTACGGCGGGGAAGAGTTTTTGGTGCTGCTGACCAACGTGCACGAAGGCTATGCGGCGCAGCTGGCCGAGCGGGTGCGCCAACGGGTGGCGGAACTGAATATCCCGCACGGCGCCAGCCCGCAGCACAGCGGCACGCTGACGCTCAGCGCCGGCATCTCCGCGCTGGAAAAGCTGGACGTCGAATCGGCGATCGGCGCGGCCGACGCCGCGCTCTATCATGCAAAAAACAACGGCCGCAACAATATTCAGCTGGCGCAAAACGTTCAGCCCGTCGTCATTCACCCTTAA